A genomic segment from Laspinema palackyanum D2c encodes:
- a CDS encoding GumC family protein produces the protein MENYQDFMTRENTGKKIRRQDDILDYKITPEKSDEEKIIKELGKLVSAGKRRAFLIVIVAISFTGFNAWRLSKRPPVYEGKFQILVEPVTLSENKLLRVVTQTLGDTTFGTNEGLDYESQIRVLQSPKIILPIIERIQEVYPQLTPAHITRELSTKRIMEGAEGTKIIEVSFRNRNPELVKFILETVAEGYLKYSLEERQTTIRQGMNYIKDQIPVQQADVDRLQGDLESLRQRYDLINPVVEGGYLSVQAQRIGPQLVEIQSLLAERESQYATLQNLFERGNYVSILSKEAATYTFLIRDISIIDTEISAALTKYREESDTIQDLRQQKQELNLRARREALTILEKVASEVQGIQDRKELVLQDQMRYEQRLRQYPTMARQYADLEQQLQVATDSLNSLLTKRNNLQVDAAQQEIPWQIIAPPGTPSTSTTPRKTYILLAIVGLVLGLIAAFFAEIINNVFHDADDIEEETRLPILGMIPIAKELKRGTQKRKTLAPLALAGTGQRKGLDLIGESQYRQSSYISSPLLEAFRSLYTNIRLLSIHKPIHSLVIGGAIPNVGKSTIAIHLAKTAATIGQRILIVDADLRSPKIHTKLDLPNLRGLSDAISTDISLNEVIQRLPNEDNLFVLTAGSLPSDPIKLLSSKKMHSLMEQFQDFFDLVIYDTPPLMGLADGSILAAQTDGFVMVVKIDKTERSVVVKALDGLKISGASVLGIVANGSER, from the coding sequence ATGGAGAACTACCAAGATTTTATGACCCGAGAAAATACTGGAAAAAAAATACGCCGCCAGGACGATATTTTAGATTATAAAATCACCCCAGAAAAGAGTGATGAAGAGAAAATTATTAAAGAGCTAGGAAAGCTTGTATCTGCTGGAAAGCGTCGGGCTTTTTTAATTGTTATAGTAGCAATTTCATTTACCGGATTTAATGCATGGAGGCTCTCAAAGCGACCTCCTGTATATGAAGGAAAGTTTCAAATTTTAGTTGAGCCGGTGACCCTTTCTGAGAACAAATTACTAAGAGTGGTCACTCAAACTCTGGGAGATACTACGTTTGGAACTAATGAAGGGCTGGATTATGAGTCCCAAATTAGAGTTTTGCAAAGTCCTAAAATAATACTGCCTATTATTGAAAGAATTCAGGAAGTTTACCCTCAATTAACTCCCGCACATATTACGAGAGAGCTAAGTACAAAGCGGATTATGGAGGGAGCAGAAGGAACTAAAATTATCGAAGTAAGTTTCCGCAATCGTAATCCCGAATTGGTTAAGTTTATTTTAGAAACAGTGGCAGAAGGTTATTTGAAGTACAGCTTAGAAGAACGCCAGACTACGATTCGCCAAGGAATGAATTATATTAAAGATCAGATTCCGGTTCAACAGGCAGACGTTGACAGACTTCAAGGAGACTTGGAAAGTCTGCGGCAGCGCTATGATCTTATCAATCCTGTTGTGGAAGGCGGCTATCTGTCGGTACAAGCCCAGAGGATTGGACCCCAGCTCGTAGAAATTCAATCTCTACTGGCAGAACGGGAATCCCAATACGCTACTTTACAAAATCTATTTGAGAGGGGAAATTATGTTTCTATTCTCAGTAAAGAGGCTGCTACTTACACCTTTTTAATCAGAGACATAAGTATTATAGATACAGAAATTTCAGCGGCATTAACTAAATATCGGGAAGAAAGCGATACGATACAAGATCTAAGGCAGCAAAAACAGGAACTGAATTTGCGGGCTCGTCGAGAAGCTTTAACTATTTTGGAAAAAGTGGCGAGCGAGGTACAGGGAATACAGGATCGTAAGGAACTGGTATTGCAAGATCAAATGCGTTACGAACAACGCCTGAGACAATATCCAACAATGGCGCGACAGTACGCGGATTTAGAACAGCAATTACAAGTGGCGACTGATTCTCTCAATAGCTTGTTAACTAAGCGGAATAATTTGCAGGTGGATGCTGCTCAACAGGAAATACCTTGGCAGATTATTGCTCCTCCAGGAACTCCTTCTACTTCTACAACTCCCAGGAAAACTTATATTTTACTGGCAATTGTTGGCCTCGTGTTGGGTTTAATAGCTGCATTTTTCGCTGAAATTATTAACAATGTATTCCATGATGCTGATGATATAGAAGAAGAAACCAGGCTGCCCATTCTGGGAATGATTCCTATTGCAAAAGAACTTAAAAGAGGTACACAGAAACGTAAAACTCTTGCTCCTCTAGCTTTAGCTGGAACAGGTCAACGAAAAGGCTTAGATTTGATCGGAGAGTCTCAGTATCGACAAAGTTCCTATATCAGTTCTCCTTTGTTAGAAGCTTTCCGCTCTCTCTATACGAATATCCGCTTGTTGAGTATTCACAAGCCGATTCACTCTTTAGTTATTGGCGGGGCTATACCTAACGTTGGCAAGTCTACAATTGCAATACATTTAGCAAAAACAGCAGCCACGATTGGGCAACGAATCTTAATCGTTGATGCAGATCTGCGTTCTCCTAAGATTCATACAAAGCTGGATTTACCCAACCTGCGGGGTCTCAGTGATGCTATTTCCACCGATATCAGTCTAAATGAGGTGATTCAACGCTTGCCTAATGAAGATAACCTGTTTGTCTTAACGGCAGGTTCCTTGCCCTCTGATCCCATTAAGTTGTTATCTTCTAAAAAAATGCATTCTCTGATGGAGCAATTTCAAGACTTTTTCGATTTAGTCATTTACGATACCCCGCCTCTTATGGGACTTGCTGATGGTAGTATTCTAGCGGCGCAAACTGATGGATTTGTAATGGTGGTTAAAATTGATAAAACCGAGCGTTCGGTGGTTGTGAAAGCATTAGATGGATTAAAAATTTCTGGAGCCTCTGTGTTAGGAATTGTTGCGAATGGGAGCGAACGGTAA